From the Flavobacteriales bacterium genome, one window contains:
- a CDS encoding T9SS type A sorting domain-containing protein, with product MNIRPTLVLILILLCGLCANATTYYFSESTGNDSWSGMLPYPDSNGNGPKQTTSAANTLLNNTAVPGDSVLFMRGDTWSGSSASLALSTCAGLINNPIVIGAYGSGSKPVFNKTSTGDIILVRGTGTQGEESAYLVFKDLYLTTNATPGSRPRGIYVNESFYTYKPHHITFDSVDVSGTTIGAVLYTWGHTMHHCHISENYNISPETGHSQGVFVSGSNMTLTGNHFENNGKPDSWFDWHLYLALGENYHVEGNEFNGHVGALKIRTVRNAVIRGNLFHDLYLTAISVGGDSDYGSSNILIESNTIHHTVDGITIKDQSGGGLTGIDTLIIRNNILHTNQAQTVTSLGDGYAGYLGITNDPVNHIDIYNNLIYNITDKYAVMIDNSNLSNGRIKNNIFHRSDTQSPLVSMRSDALNASELDANLYHCSGCDVLEISNTTFANLAQFTAQYSGQEIMGQEGDPMFVNAPIDFHLTSQSTLAVDKGADATGICDNDFDGTLRPLDGDLTGGAQWDIGPYEYNGPTGDVHRDFVITGLIAFPNPATEAVTLLSHAAGVIRIFNPVGEMVFETSIGIGQNRITWNNAGGAAGIYVIEFSGNESTTYQKLIFIK from the coding sequence ATGAACATACGCCCTACTCTTGTACTTATCCTGATATTACTTTGCGGACTCTGCGCCAACGCCACCACCTACTATTTTTCGGAAAGCACCGGCAACGACAGCTGGTCCGGCATGCTGCCCTACCCCGATAGCAATGGCAACGGCCCGAAACAAACCACCAGTGCAGCCAACACCCTGTTAAACAACACGGCGGTGCCGGGAGACTCGGTGCTGTTCATGCGCGGTGATACCTGGTCGGGCTCATCGGCTTCCCTGGCCCTGTCCACCTGCGCAGGACTGATCAACAACCCCATTGTGATCGGTGCATATGGCAGTGGAAGCAAACCGGTATTCAACAAGACATCCACCGGAGACATCATCCTGGTCAGAGGGACCGGTACACAGGGAGAAGAAAGCGCATACCTGGTCTTCAAAGATCTGTATCTCACCACCAACGCCACTCCGGGTAGCCGTCCGCGAGGCATCTACGTAAACGAATCGTTCTATACCTACAAGCCCCACCATATTACGTTTGATAGTGTGGATGTGTCCGGAACAACAATTGGAGCCGTACTTTATACCTGGGGACACACCATGCATCATTGCCACATCTCGGAGAACTACAACATATCCCCCGAGACCGGTCACAGCCAGGGCGTATTCGTTTCGGGAAGCAATATGACACTCACCGGGAATCATTTCGAGAATAACGGAAAACCGGATTCCTGGTTCGACTGGCACCTATACCTGGCACTTGGCGAGAATTACCACGTCGAAGGCAACGAGTTCAACGGGCACGTGGGTGCATTGAAAATACGAACAGTCAGGAATGCCGTCATCCGAGGTAATCTCTTCCATGACCTTTACCTCACTGCCATCAGCGTAGGTGGTGACAGCGACTACGGTTCTTCTAACATCCTCATAGAATCCAACACCATCCATCATACCGTGGACGGCATCACCATCAAGGATCAAAGCGGCGGCGGACTCACCGGCATCGATACACTCATCATCCGGAACAATATCCTCCACACGAACCAGGCACAAACAGTGACCAGTCTGGGTGATGGCTATGCCGGTTACCTGGGCATCACCAATGACCCGGTCAACCACATTGATATCTACAACAACCTCATTTACAATATCACGGATAAATATGCTGTGATGATCGACAACAGTAACCTGTCCAACGGCCGCATCAAGAACAACATCTTCCACCGGTCAGACACACAATCACCATTGGTGTCCATGCGCAGCGATGCGCTCAATGCATCGGAACTTGATGCCAACCTCTACCATTGCAGCGGCTGTGATGTGTTGGAGATCAGCAACACCACGTTTGCCAACCTGGCGCAATTCACAGCCCAGTATAGCGGACAGGAGATCATGGGGCAGGAGGGCGATCCGATGTTCGTCAATGCCCCCATCGACTTTCATCTGACATCACAAAGTACACTGGCTGTTGACAAAGGCGCGGACGCAACCGGAATATGTGACAACGATTTTGATGGCACCCTTCGCCCCCTCGACGGCGACCTTACAGGAGGAGCCCAATGGGACATCGGACCGTATGAGTATAACGGACCTACAGGAGATGTGCACCGGGACTTCGTGATCACCGGTCTCATCGCATTCCCCAACCCGGCAACGGAAGCGGTGACTTTGCTGTCACATGCAGCGGGAGTCATCCGCATATTCAATCCGGTTGGCGAGATGGTTTTTGAAACATCCATAGGTATTGGGCAGAACCGTATTACGTGGAACAATGCCGGCGGAGCTGCAGGAATATATGTGATTGAGTTCTCCGGTAACGAATCAACCACTTACCAAAAACTGATCTTCATAAAATAA
- a CDS encoding efflux transporter outer membrane subunit, translated as MTKNNIHIYLVIACMPLIFQACTIPDSTQRKANTVVPESYSGSRDSSNMASIKWKDFFNDPYLAALIDTALNNNQELNIVLQEINIAQNEVRASKGEYLPFVHLGAEAGADKVGSYTRDGAVEHNLEIKPGEEFPEPLTDFLLAARVSWELDIWKKLRNAKKAATFRYLASVEGKNFMVTNLVAEIANSYYELLALDNQLTLVTRNIEIQQNALRIVRLQKDAARVTELAVRKFEAEVLKNQSSRFYIQQQIVETENRINFLVGRLPQPVQRDSQVFDDAIKNPVAPGIPSQLLQKRPDIMQAEMELSAAKLDVKVARARFYPSLDISAGMGYQAFNPAFLITTPESMIYNLAGGLMVPLINRNEIKAAYNSANAKQLQAVHNYERSILNAVVEVTNQLSKIDNLGKSYDLKSKQVQALTQSITISTNLFRSAKADYMEVLMTQRDALEAKMELIETRKDQLNALVNMYQALGGGWN; from the coding sequence ATGACTAAAAATAACATACATATATATCTGGTCATCGCATGCATGCCACTCATCTTCCAGGCATGCACGATTCCGGATTCAACGCAGAGAAAAGCGAATACCGTTGTCCCGGAAAGTTATTCCGGGTCACGCGATTCCTCGAACATGGCCAGTATCAAATGGAAGGATTTTTTCAATGATCCATACCTGGCCGCACTTATTGATACGGCGTTGAACAACAACCAGGAGTTGAATATTGTACTTCAGGAGATCAACATCGCACAGAATGAGGTGAGGGCGAGCAAGGGAGAATACCTTCCCTTCGTTCACCTGGGAGCCGAAGCAGGTGCGGACAAAGTGGGAAGCTATACCCGGGATGGTGCGGTGGAGCATAACCTTGAGATCAAACCCGGCGAGGAATTTCCTGAACCTTTGACTGACTTTCTGCTTGCAGCGAGGGTGTCATGGGAGCTGGATATCTGGAAGAAGTTGAGGAACGCAAAAAAAGCGGCCACATTCAGGTACCTGGCCTCCGTGGAAGGAAAGAATTTCATGGTTACCAACCTCGTGGCAGAGATCGCGAATTCGTATTATGAATTGCTGGCGCTTGATAACCAACTGACCCTTGTGACAAGGAATATTGAGATCCAGCAGAATGCCCTGAGGATTGTAAGGTTGCAGAAAGACGCTGCCCGGGTGACGGAACTGGCCGTCCGTAAATTTGAAGCGGAAGTGCTCAAGAACCAGAGCAGCCGGTTCTATATTCAGCAACAGATCGTCGAGACGGAGAACAGGATCAATTTTCTTGTCGGTAGGTTACCGCAACCGGTGCAAAGAGATTCCCAGGTGTTTGATGACGCGATAAAAAATCCCGTTGCACCCGGTATTCCTTCCCAGTTGCTTCAAAAACGTCCGGACATCATGCAGGCCGAGATGGAGCTGAGCGCCGCGAAACTGGATGTGAAAGTCGCCAGGGCCAGGTTCTATCCTTCTCTGGATATCTCTGCAGGCATGGGTTATCAGGCGTTCAATCCGGCATTCCTCATCACCACACCCGAATCGATGATCTATAATCTGGCGGGTGGATTGATGGTTCCCTTGATCAACAGGAATGAGATCAAGGCGGCATACAACAGCGCCAATGCAAAGCAGCTGCAAGCGGTGCATAATTATGAGCGCAGTATTCTGAATGCGGTTGTTGAAGTCACGAACCAATTGTCGAAGATCGATAACCTGGGTAAAAGTTATGACCTGAAATCAAAACAGGTGCAGGCGTTGACCCAGTCGATCACCATTTCAACGAACCTCTTCAGATCGGCCAAGGCTGACTATATGGAGGTGCTTATGACTCAACGCGATGCACTGGAAGCAAAAATGGAATTGATCGAGACCAGAAAGGACCAACTGAATGCCCTGGTGAATATGTACCAGGCACTGGGGGGCGGCTGGAATTAG
- a CDS encoding transposase, with protein sequence MTRQSNIFVYGGLRKAWDRISSKKLSTIFTAVVGERAGNACYSHYEVFGSLLGMTLGGGSCLEDLQYLRRTHKDALPMRICSPDTAAYALKELAVEDHLVLSERSCHLFNRNNKLNRLLISTAKNLGMIKKVIDLDVDGKVFECGKKDAKGTYTGTVGYQPMMAFSGRIPLYIEGRNGNTNASFCMHLMLRDCFTKLREENIQVDRLRIDAAGCQYKVIKEVKNNCRSFFIRCSDVLHHLQGQELHWEKVTIGQREIEVAQGQWKHPGYKKPFRLVVERNQDIREQTNIFTGESYIYRGIITNHTAMTPQQVIQYYNGRGAAERNFDFLGNDFNLNHLPFSSMKMNMVYMAAMAWCAIVFEYLKTTLRKRFGKNVIKWRLKQFIYRYVIHPFRLTKHARKITVQFAPGYT encoded by the coding sequence GTGACAAGACAATCAAATATCTTCGTTTACGGTGGATTGCGCAAGGCATGGGATAGAATTTCTTCCAAAAAGTTATCCACCATTTTCACCGCAGTTGTGGGAGAACGCGCCGGTAATGCCTGCTACAGTCATTATGAAGTGTTTGGTTCATTGCTGGGGATGACCCTGGGCGGGGGCAGTTGCCTGGAGGACCTTCAGTATCTGCGCAGGACGCACAAAGATGCCTTACCCATGCGCATATGCAGTCCGGATACGGCAGCATATGCATTGAAGGAACTGGCCGTAGAAGATCATCTTGTACTCTCAGAGCGGTCCTGTCATCTGTTTAATCGCAACAATAAACTGAACCGGTTGCTGATATCCACCGCCAAAAATCTGGGCATGATCAAGAAGGTGATTGATCTGGATGTGGACGGCAAGGTGTTTGAGTGCGGGAAGAAAGATGCAAAGGGTACCTATACCGGAACAGTAGGCTACCAACCCATGATGGCCTTCAGTGGCAGGATACCCTTGTACATTGAAGGGCGCAATGGCAACACCAATGCATCCTTCTGCATGCATTTGATGCTCAGAGATTGCTTTACAAAACTCCGGGAAGAGAACATTCAGGTGGACCGCTTACGGATCGATGCAGCTGGTTGCCAGTATAAGGTGATCAAAGAAGTGAAAAACAATTGTCGCTCTTTTTTCATCCGGTGCAGCGATGTGCTGCATCATCTGCAAGGCCAGGAGCTTCATTGGGAGAAGGTCACTATCGGGCAAAGAGAGATAGAAGTGGCCCAAGGGCAATGGAAACATCCCGGTTATAAAAAACCCTTCCGCCTGGTGGTTGAACGCAATCAGGATATCAGAGAGCAGACCAACATCTTCACCGGGGAAAGCTATATCTACCGGGGCATCATCACCAATCATACCGCCATGACCCCGCAGCAAGTCATCCAATACTACAACGGCAGGGGCGCAGCCGAACGAAACTTTGATTTTCTGGGCAACGACTTTAACCTGAATCATCTTCCCTTCTCATCCATGAAAATGAACATGGTGTATATGGCAGCTATGGCCTGGTGTGCCATCGTCTTTGAGTATCTGAAAACCACCCTGAGAAAAAGGTTCGGCAAAAATGTGATCAAATGGAGACTCAAACAATTCATCTACCGATACGTGATCCATCCCTTCCGTCTCACAAAGCATGCGCGGAAAATCACCGTGCAGTTCGCCCCGGGATATACCTGA
- a CDS encoding type II toxin-antitoxin system VapC family toxin — translation MGVKHIWDTNIAIYYLQQQFPEKAERFIDNTLKKALPCISAITEIELLCWKAATEKDLEAIQLFINDIIVIELEHEIKLRTANIRKQYKIKLPDAIIAATAIVHDLTLITRNVTTSKR, via the coding sequence ATGGGAGTAAAACATATTTGGGATACCAACATTGCCATCTACTATCTGCAACAGCAATTTCCGGAAAAAGCGGAAAGGTTTATTGATAACACCCTAAAGAAAGCACTGCCGTGCATTTCAGCTATTACGGAAATAGAATTGCTGTGCTGGAAGGCTGCAACAGAAAAGGATCTGGAAGCCATTCAGCTTTTTATCAATGACATTATTGTTATTGAATTAGAGCATGAAATAAAACTCAGAACAGCAAACATTCGAAAGCAATACAAGATAAAGCTCCCGGATGCGATCATTGCCGCTACAGCTATTGTCCACGATCTTACTTTGATCACCCGCAATGTTACGACTTCAAAGCGATAA
- a CDS encoding T9SS type A sorting domain-containing protein, protein MKLTVTNQFGSDNTTQNVTATVLSAPVAVDGERCGSGVVNLSATASSGGDLNWYDAATGGTLLHTGSTYSPNITANTNFWVEESTAPAPAKGGPATPASVGAGGYFADNDIRGIFLDVISDVTIKSVLVDANGAGTRTVELLDGDGGNVIETKDIDMADGQQRITLDWTVPAGTGYYMKITGSLVDLYRNNAGASYPYDVSGLVSLTGNNYTDQGYYYFFYDWEVQGPGCVSERTQVTGVTDVCTGLDDPSAQNVMRIAPNPTTGVINVNLGLPNANSANLIVMNLIGEVVYQKQLGASSLTSTSTIDLRNQPKGVYLVRVQSEQHTATQRIVVE, encoded by the coding sequence GTGAAACTGACCGTTACCAATCAGTTCGGTTCGGATAACACCACGCAGAATGTAACCGCCACCGTCCTGTCCGCACCTGTTGCGGTCGACGGAGAGCGCTGCGGATCAGGTGTGGTTAATTTGTCCGCCACCGCTTCTTCCGGCGGCGACCTGAACTGGTACGATGCAGCCACCGGTGGAACCCTGCTTCATACCGGAAGTACCTATTCACCCAACATCACCGCCAATACCAACTTCTGGGTGGAAGAGTCAACTGCTCCGGCCCCTGCCAAAGGCGGACCCGCAACACCTGCTTCCGTCGGTGCCGGCGGCTACTTCGCAGATAACGATATCCGGGGTATCTTCCTTGATGTGATCTCCGATGTGACCATCAAATCGGTACTCGTGGATGCCAATGGCGCAGGTACCAGAACAGTGGAACTGCTCGATGGTGACGGTGGCAATGTGATCGAGACCAAAGACATTGACATGGCTGATGGTCAGCAACGCATCACACTGGATTGGACTGTACCTGCAGGCACAGGCTACTACATGAAGATCACCGGCTCCCTGGTGGACCTTTACCGCAATAATGCAGGTGCCAGCTATCCTTACGATGTGAGTGGACTCGTTTCTCTGACCGGAAACAACTACACGGACCAGGGTTACTATTACTTTTTCTACGATTGGGAAGTACAAGGCCCAGGATGTGTCAGTGAAAGAACACAAGTTACCGGTGTAACAGATGTATGCACAGGTCTCGATGACCCCTCTGCGCAAAACGTGATGCGTATTGCACCTAACCCTACCACCGGTGTGATCAACGTGAACCTGGGCCTCCCAAATGCCAACAGCGCAAACCTGATCGTGATGAACCTGATCGGCGAGGTGGTCTACCAGAAACAACTGGGTGCATCAAGCCTGACATCTACGTCAACGATTGATCTGCGCAATCAACCGAAAGGGGTATACCTCGTGCGTGTTCAGTCTGAACAGCATACAGCGACCCAGAGAATTGTGGTTGAATAA
- a CDS encoding type II toxin-antitoxin system HigB family toxin, producing the protein MNIYNRGSVTAFYSKHPDCKETLEKWYHDVLSKRWKKPGDLTRDFNTARTIKNSRAIFKINGNVYRLIAEVNYQKGWLFIKFIGTHAAYDKIDPETIDAYKPKRT; encoded by the coding sequence GTGAATATCTACAATCGGGGTTCCGTTACGGCATTTTACAGTAAGCATCCGGATTGCAAGGAAACGCTCGAGAAATGGTATCATGATGTTTTGTCGAAACGTTGGAAGAAACCGGGAGATTTGACAAGAGATTTCAATACGGCGCGGACGATTAAAAATAGCCGGGCCATTTTTAAGATCAACGGGAATGTGTACCGGTTGATCGCTGAGGTCAATTATCAGAAGGGTTGGTTGTTTATAAAATTCATCGGTACACATGCTGCGTATGACAAGATCGATCCGGAAACAATTGATGCTTATAAACCGAAAAGGACATAA
- a CDS encoding UbiX family flavin prenyltransferase translates to MGKKKIVIGITGASGAAYARLLLQQLEGMKDQIETAGIVASDSARVVWQEELGESFPKETAFPLYTKDNFHAPFASGSAGYDAMIICPCSMGTLGRIASGISNDLMTRAADVMLKERRKLILVARETPYNLIHIRNMETVTLAGGIICPASPSLYSQPENIEQLLSTVTHRALALAGLEPGGFRWGRQ, encoded by the coding sequence ATGGGAAAGAAAAAGATCGTGATCGGGATCACCGGCGCCAGCGGCGCGGCGTATGCCAGGTTGTTGTTACAACAACTGGAAGGAATGAAAGACCAGATCGAAACAGCAGGCATCGTGGCATCAGACAGCGCCAGGGTGGTGTGGCAGGAAGAACTGGGTGAGTCCTTTCCGAAAGAAACTGCCTTCCCACTCTATACAAAAGACAACTTCCATGCACCTTTCGCTTCCGGATCTGCGGGCTATGATGCGATGATCATTTGTCCATGTTCCATGGGCACCCTCGGACGTATCGCTTCCGGAATTTCCAATGACCTGATGACACGCGCCGCCGATGTGATGCTGAAGGAACGCCGAAAGCTGATCCTGGTTGCACGTGAAACACCCTACAACCTCATCCATATCCGGAACATGGAAACCGTGACCCTGGCGGGTGGGATCATCTGTCCAGCCAGTCCATCCCTGTACAGCCAACCGGAAAACATCGAACAACTTTTATCTACTGTGACCCACCGTGCGCTGGCTTTGGCAGGTCTTGAGCCTGGCGGTTTTAGGTGGGGCAGACAATAG
- a CDS encoding S8 family serine peptidase has protein sequence MSTHRHWFAVLIASALISSTVIARNASTEWMLKVDSKLMAKASAGGEVEFFVVMKQQADVSDAYHFKTKEEKGTYVFNKLQDLAAHTQPPLWNKLQELNAPYSSYFIINGIWVKGDVSVIQALAEFSEVSRIFTNARFEMLKPVNEAQPASTGTESMEAIEWSLTLTKADQVWDLGHTGQGAVVGGQDTGYEWDHPAILAQYRGWNGNAANHNYNWHDAVHTGNGGDCGLNSTEPCDDHNHGTHTMGTMVGDDGNTNQIGMAPGATWIGCRNMDVGAGTFASYAECFQWFIAPTDLNDANPMPSKAPHVINNSWGCPPSEGCDSSNFSAMATIIGNVRAAGIVVVASAGNSGSACNTVQDPPAMFDESFSVGSTTNLDEISGFSSRGNVTVDGSNLMKPDISAPGSSIRSCIRGGSYSTFSGTSMAGPHVAGLVALIISANPALAGQVDSIENIIKSTAVQLTTTENCGGVSGSQIPNNTFGWGRIDALAAVNKVITDVHQTEGNETTRAHIYPNPMVDHATLFIQGNNQTIREVNIFTLNGQKIRTLLPQPGAIIPLNGLELASGTYFVEAVAENGVVFHEKLIVR, from the coding sequence ATGTCCACACACAGACACTGGTTTGCCGTACTGATCGCAAGCGCCCTTATTTCTTCCACCGTCATTGCCCGGAATGCTTCCACCGAATGGATGCTGAAAGTTGACTCCAAACTCATGGCCAAAGCTTCAGCCGGCGGAGAGGTGGAATTCTTCGTAGTGATGAAGCAGCAGGCCGATGTCAGCGATGCCTATCACTTCAAGACAAAGGAAGAAAAAGGAACCTATGTCTTCAATAAACTGCAGGACCTCGCGGCACATACACAGCCCCCATTATGGAACAAACTACAGGAATTGAATGCACCGTACAGTTCCTATTTCATCATCAATGGCATCTGGGTCAAAGGGGATGTGAGTGTTATACAGGCCTTGGCGGAATTCTCCGAGGTCTCCCGGATATTCACGAACGCCCGCTTTGAAATGCTGAAGCCGGTGAATGAAGCACAACCCGCATCCACCGGTACTGAATCCATGGAAGCCATTGAGTGGAGCCTTACCCTGACCAAAGCAGACCAGGTATGGGATTTGGGCCACACCGGGCAGGGCGCTGTGGTTGGCGGACAGGACACAGGCTATGAATGGGATCACCCGGCCATCCTCGCTCAATACCGGGGGTGGAACGGGAATGCCGCAAATCATAACTACAACTGGCATGATGCCGTCCACACAGGGAACGGCGGCGATTGCGGCCTGAACTCCACTGAACCCTGCGATGACCATAACCACGGCACCCATACCATGGGCACCATGGTGGGGGATGACGGTAACACCAACCAGATCGGGATGGCGCCGGGAGCAACCTGGATCGGCTGCCGCAATATGGATGTTGGTGCCGGAACTTTCGCAAGCTATGCCGAATGTTTCCAGTGGTTCATTGCACCCACCGACTTAAATGATGCCAACCCCATGCCTTCAAAAGCACCACATGTCATCAACAACTCCTGGGGCTGTCCGCCATCGGAGGGATGTGACTCCAGCAATTTTTCCGCCATGGCCACGATAATCGGCAATGTCCGCGCTGCGGGGATCGTTGTGGTCGCCTCTGCGGGAAACAGCGGTTCCGCCTGCAACACCGTTCAGGATCCTCCTGCCATGTTCGACGAAAGTTTTTCCGTGGGTTCCACCACCAACCTGGATGAAATCTCAGGCTTCAGCAGCCGGGGCAATGTCACCGTGGATGGCAGCAATCTCATGAAACCCGATATTTCCGCCCCGGGCTCATCGATCCGTTCCTGCATCAGGGGTGGAAGCTACAGCACTTTCAGCGGCACCAGTATGGCGGGACCACACGTGGCCGGTTTGGTTGCCCTGATCATCTCCGCCAATCCCGCACTGGCCGGACAGGTAGACAGCATCGAGAACATCATCAAGTCGACCGCCGTTCAGCTCACCACGACAGAGAACTGTGGCGGTGTCTCCGGCAGCCAGATCCCCAACAACACCTTTGGTTGGGGACGCATTGATGCACTCGCTGCCGTCAATAAGGTTATCACAGATGTGCACCAGACGGAAGGGAATGAAACCACACGGGCCCACATCTACCCCAACCCGATGGTTGACCACGCCACCTTATTTATTCAGGGCAACAACCAAACCATCCGTGAGGTGAACATCTTCACCCTGAATGGCCAAAAGATCCGAACGCTGCTTCCCCAACCCGGAGCCATCATTCCGCTCAACGGACTGGAACTGGCATCAGGCACCTACTTTGTGGAGGCCGTGGCTGAAAACGGCGTCGTATTTCACGAGAAACTGATTGTGAGGTAG
- a CDS encoding pre-peptidase C-terminal domain-containing protein, with protein sequence MKNIYKVLFGISLSCVVTGSVLGQDVQKPMNIGSIPEVAGMFLQHVNKNVSMQLPSGKAIDVKIIDDQTTSQVFRVYGEVQNAKTSIFHIYGTEHSVNGKIVIDNKEGYEVSTDAKSGQVIITKVDVGQLICISPGKENVTAVNNQPQANKVQAQPALNSNPSAPFVLYLDFDGEYVNDSYWNSQMGGAKQCNGPNYSNAFITDVWAAISEDYRPYNINVSTERASFDAKSKAARHMVVYTNTWGSGGGVADIGSIANNGTDICWVFFNHLEQTVSDMAVTGAHESGHAFGLQHDGSTSDGNYWGGHGNYGAIMGNNYQTSGRAIWQWSKGEYAGATHHGGGQNYQDDVAIIAGNPGVGYRTDEHGDDINSATEIDVETDGTVMGSKNNGIITKRTDKDVFSFMTSGGSVSFNFQSGTGEWTNEADLDIQARLLDASGTEVTKSNPTGLQASISTTLQSGTYYIEIDGVGYGDPVTNGYSDYASLGYFEISGNYPPGSADVPPTIVSIDAADNCGEFTFEGVVQNAVDTYLWEFGDGGTSSSAVATHKYTQSGTHGETDRYQSVRFG encoded by the coding sequence ATGAAAAACATCTACAAAGTATTATTCGGTATTTCACTATCCTGTGTCGTGACTGGCAGTGTGTTGGGGCAGGATGTGCAAAAACCCATGAACATTGGATCGATCCCCGAAGTGGCCGGGATGTTCCTGCAACATGTAAACAAGAACGTATCCATGCAGTTGCCTTCCGGAAAGGCCATTGATGTAAAGATCATTGACGATCAAACCACCAGCCAGGTGTTTCGCGTCTATGGTGAGGTACAGAATGCGAAAACATCCATCTTCCATATATATGGTACCGAACACAGCGTGAACGGAAAGATCGTGATCGATAATAAGGAAGGTTATGAAGTGAGCACCGACGCCAAATCCGGTCAGGTGATCATTACCAAAGTGGATGTGGGTCAACTGATCTGCATTTCCCCCGGAAAGGAAAATGTCACCGCCGTTAATAACCAACCACAAGCCAATAAGGTGCAGGCACAACCGGCGCTGAACAGCAACCCAAGTGCGCCTTTTGTGCTTTACCTCGATTTTGATGGTGAGTACGTCAACGACTCATACTGGAATAGCCAGATGGGCGGTGCAAAACAATGCAATGGCCCGAATTACTCCAATGCGTTTATCACGGATGTTTGGGCGGCTATCTCAGAAGACTATCGCCCATACAACATCAATGTATCTACAGAACGCGCTTCTTTTGATGCCAAATCCAAAGCAGCGCGTCACATGGTGGTTTATACCAATACCTGGGGTTCAGGTGGAGGTGTTGCCGATATCGGTTCTATAGCCAATAATGGAACGGATATCTGCTGGGTGTTCTTTAATCACCTTGAACAAACCGTGAGTGATATGGCGGTGACCGGTGCACACGAGTCAGGCCATGCCTTCGGTCTGCAACACGACGGAAGCACTTCAGACGGAAACTATTGGGGTGGCCATGGTAACTACGGTGCCATCATGGGCAACAACTACCAGACCAGTGGTAGGGCTATCTGGCAGTGGAGCAAAGGCGAGTATGCCGGAGCCACCCACCATGGTGGTGGACAAAACTACCAGGACGATGTTGCCATCATCGCAGGTAACCCCGGCGTAGGTTACCGTACCGATGAACACGGTGATGACATTAACAGCGCCACAGAGATTGACGTGGAGACCGATGGTACTGTCATGGGATCGAAAAATAACGGTATCATTACAAAGAGAACAGATAAAGATGTATTCTCCTTTATGACCAGCGGCGGCTCCGTAAGCTTTAACTTCCAAAGCGGAACCGGCGAATGGACCAACGAAGCCGACCTTGACATCCAGGCCAGGCTGCTCGATGCCAGTGGTACGGAAGTGACCAAGTCCAACCCGACTGGACTCCAGGCCAGCATCAGCACTACGTTGCAATCCGGTACTTACTATATTGAAATTGACGGCGTGGGATACGGCGACCCCGTGACCAACGGATATTCCGATTATGCATCCCTCGGCTACTTCGAGATCAGCGGGAACTACCCTCCCGGAAGTGCCGATGTGCCACCCACGATCGTATCCATTGATGCGGCCGACAACTGCGGTGAGTTCACTTTCGAAGGTGTGGTACAGAATGCCGTGGATACCTACCTGTGGGAGTTCGGTGACGGAGGTACATCTTCCAGCGCCGTTGCAACGCACAAGTATACCCAGTCCGGAACACACGGTGAAACTGACCGTTACCAATCAGTTCGGTTCGGATAA
- a CDS encoding helix-turn-helix domain-containing protein produces MKLKRIKTKKDYREALGRFEEIFQAKPGTPESDEADVLALLIEDYEHRHYVIEVPDPLEAIKYRMEEQGLTNKDLANILGYKSRVTDIFKKHRKLNLNMVRKLHQVLNIPLETLVKDY; encoded by the coding sequence ATGAAGCTCAAACGAATCAAAACCAAAAAGGATTACCGGGAAGCCCTTGGTCGCTTTGAGGAAATATTCCAGGCAAAACCGGGAACACCTGAGAGTGATGAAGCGGATGTGCTGGCATTGCTGATTGAGGATTATGAACATCGTCATTATGTGATAGAAGTTCCCGATCCCCTGGAGGCCATTAAGTATAGAATGGAAGAACAGGGTTTGACCAACAAGGATCTGGCGAATATTCTGGGATATAAAAGCAGGGTAACCGACATCTTCAAAAAGCATCGTAAGTTGAATCTGAACATGGTGAGAAAGTTGCACCAGGTATTGAATATTCCGTTGGAAACGCTGGTGAAGGATTATTGA